Proteins co-encoded in one Cinclus cinclus chromosome Z, bCinCin1.1, whole genome shotgun sequence genomic window:
- the CCNO gene encoding cyclin-O, with product MVTAASGRCGGTPERRGPDSSPGGCPRRPARRRRLGTAAGESAQELQAFRDYGESWYRSRKGLEGRYQPRESLARQPQVTAEARCKLVSWLIPVHRHFGLSLEALCLAVNILDRFLATTPVAADCFQLLGVTALLIACKQVEVHPPSVKELLALCCDAFTRQQLRNLECIVLHRLDFDLAAPTASFFLEHFSQVRLDARGTDAREAADARSLAAGIAELSLADYAFTKYAPSLLAASSLGLADRLLRHRSPLDLRVSGYPEELLRDCMDQLQLLVSLNGRSLSLLLPSEVGQKCPWLGDDR from the exons ATGGTGACGGCGGCGAGCGGGCGGTGCGGCGGCACTCCGGAGCGTCGGGGGCCCGACAGCTCCCCCGGGGGCTGTCCGCGGCGCCCCGCACGGCGACGGCGCCTGGGGACGGCGGCGGGGGAGAGCGCGCAGGAGCTGCAGGCTTTCCGGGACTACGGGGAGAGCTGGTACCGCTCCCGCAAGGGGCTGGAGGGCCGCTACCAGCCGCGAGAGTCGCTCGCCCGGCAGCCGCAG GTGACGGCAGAGGCGCGCTGCAAGTTGGTCAGCTGGCTCATCCCCGTGCACCGGCATTTCGGGCTCTCCTTGGAGGCGCTCTGCCTGGCCGTCAATATCCTCGACCGCTTTCTCGCCACTACCCCTGTGGCCGCCGACTGCTTCCAGCTCCTGGGGGTAACAGCACTGCTCATCGCCTGCAAGCAG GTGGAGGTGCATCCTCCTAGCGTGAAAGAGCTCCTCGCCCTCTGTTGCGACGCCTTTACCCGCCAGCAGCTCCGCAACCTGGAGTGCATCGTCCTGCATCGCTTGGACTTCGACCTGGCAGCGCCCACCGCCAGCTTCTTCCTGGAGCACTTCAGCCAGGTGCGGCTGGACGCTCGGGGGACTGACGCTCGGGAGGCGGCGGACGCCCGGAGCCTGGCGGCGGGCATCGCggagctcagcctggctgaCTATGCCTTCACCAAATACGCGCCCTCTCTGCTGGCCGCCAGCAGCCTAGGGCTGGCGGACCGGCTCCTGCGCCACCGCAGCCCCCTAGACCTGCGAGTCAGCGGCTACCCGGAGGAGCTTCTTCGGGATTGTATGGACCAGCTTCAGCTCCTGGTGTCTCTGAACGGGCGGTCCCTgtctctcctcctgccctcagaGGTGGGCCAAAAGTGCCCCTGGCTTGGGGATGACCGCTGA
- the MCIDAS gene encoding multicilin has protein sequence MSPPLDCTGYNFSLGEEVAFGSCAPQLQSSVLVQVPPQHLSSSEPRWRDLADQHQKALGDALEANSQLQETLTQRQEELVTLRESNVQLKELASQARKLAAALDTLMLPQSADGTALPPSPPPPLHPLPPPPTAAAAAAAPAGTGLEDAEGVDAMLRAVSEKCRAALRSLGGSAGDRSGGSPTAKRPRPGPRLHGAFRGLRTGRAAPRPLGGELEGGGSLRAALGEAGAIRTLAFPQGNAFTLRTAAGGHRFRWVPR, from the exons ATGTCACCACCTCTGGACTGTACTGGCTATAATTTCTCACTTGGTGAGGAGGTGGCCTTTGGGTCCTGTGCCCCACAACTGCAGAGTAGCGTGCTGGTGCAGGTGCCCCCACAGCACCTGTCTTCCTCTGAGCCACGCTGGAGAGACCTGGCAGACCAGCACCAGAAAGCATTGGGAGATGCTCTGGAAGCAAACAGCCAG CTGCAGGAGACCCTCACACAGAGGCAGGAAGAGCTGGTGACATTGCGGGAGAGCAACgtgcagctgaaggagctggcaAGTCAGGCCAGGAAGCTGGCCGCCGCCCTTGAC ACGCTGATGCTCCCGCAAAGCGCCGACGGAACagcccttcctccttctcctcctcctcctcttcatcctttacctcctcctcccaccgctgctgccgccgccgctgccccggCCGGGACCGGCCTGGAGGATGCGGAGGGCGTGGATGCCATGCTGCGGGCCGTGTCGGAGAAGTGCCGCGCCGCTCTGCGAAGCCTGGGGGGCAGCGCGGGGGACAGGTCAGGGGGCAGCCCCACAGCCAAGCGCCCGCGGCCGGGCCCGCGCCTGCACGGCGCCTTCCGCGGGCTGCGCAccggccgcgccgcgccgcgcccGCTCGGCGGGGAGCTGGAGGGGGGCGGCAGCCTGCGGGCAGCGCTGGGGGAGGCGGGCGCCATCCGCACGCTGGCCTTCCCGCAGGGAAACGCCTTCACTCTCCGCACCGCCGCCGGCGGGCACCGCTTCCGATGGGTGCCGCGCTGA